In Pelodiscus sinensis isolate JC-2024 chromosome 19, ASM4963464v1, whole genome shotgun sequence, the DNA window CTTTggaagggaggggccaggccgAGGGGCGATTCCCTCCTGACCCCTGCCCTGAAGCCTAACGAGCCCGGAGCTTACCCAGCGCGATGGGCACCACGGCGATGAGGAGGCAGCGCAGGGCGAAGGCCACGCGGCTGGCCAGGTCCGGGCAAAGCGGCGGCTCGAAGGGCAGGAAGTGATAGAGTCCGTAGAGGATCCAGGGCGCCAGGAGCAGCGAGACGAAGACCGAGGACACGGCCTTGAGGTGGGCGCTGGTGCAGCAGCCGCAGCACGTCCCCGGTGGCGGCAGGTGAGCGGCGGGCTCCTCGGGACCGCAGGAAACCGAGTCGGCACCTGAATCAAGGGACGGCTGCTCCTCCCTGGGGAGAGGCCGGCCGGCCGTGGCGCCTGCTGGCACGTCGCTGCGGGGCTGCGACCCGCGTGGCTCCCTGCTGGTGGGCAGGTGTTCCACGGGGGTCgtggccccagccctgtccaggAAGCAGGTCTCTGTGGGCACCACCCCGGCCGTGCTGTCCCCAGCCTCCCGAGGGGCGCAGCCTTTGCACGGGCGGGCAGGGTCTGTGGGGTCCACGGGACGCCCGAGGTCCCCCTGCTccgtgggaggctggggggcgtcCGCCAGGAGaggcccagccccctggctctgtAGCCCCTGCGCCAGCTCAGCCTCAGGCCACGGAGAGCCGCCTGTGGCCAGGCCGAGGGAGGCTTCGGAGGAGGAGCGCAGCTCCTCGACGGAGGACTCGGGGCTGTCGGAGACGGGCGCCAGGGAGATCTGGGTGTCCAGGTCGAGGAAGGGCGAGAAGGAGAGGCGGCTGGGGTCGATGTCCTGCAGCTGGCTGAGGAGGTCGGCCAGGGAGTCTCTGACGCTGTCAAACTCCCGCAGCTGGTGGCAGCTGGCCGGGACCTTGGGGGCGGTCATggctggaggggcaggctgggggagagaacaggGCGTCTGACCCCCCTCCTGTGCCGGGCGATCTCTGGGGCTCAGCTGCTCTCctgggagacagaggggggaaggTTCTGTCAGagagctggggtggaggggaaccTGGGCACCCTCGCTCTAACTactagaccctgctcccctcagAAGCGGGAAGTCCAGATTCTCATGGCTGCGCTTAGCAAGCTGGAATCCTGAcgcccagcctcctgctctaaccactagaccccactccctgccaTTGCTCCAGGGGCGATGCAGTGTGCCAACCTCTCGCAGCAGTGTTTCTCCTTGGGGGGTAGGGACTGACAGGGACATTTTATGAGCCTTGATTTGATGCCTGAAAAGCAGCTGCCACCACAGATTTgggtggggttgtttttttggggggggggaatccacgttatatggggcaggcagggaacccccccgaggggctggggcagcgttTCTCTTGGGGGATGGGTGTTGTGATCCCCCCTCGTCTGCTGGCCTTACAATCAGAGCCGAGACTGGAGCGGGACGGAGGCCGCCACCTCTGGGGAAGCGCcatgcagcccacgggctccAGAGgggcccagccctcctgccccacagcttgtgggatggggcagaggcgGGCTCAGCCGGCCGGCGTGCGGTCTGGTTCCAGACTGTgtggggcccaggcctggctggagatggggtgggggagtaaGGGGGGGAGAGACTTGATGATGGGGCAGAGATCCTAGGAAACGGAAGGGACGTCAGCTCCTCTAGCCCCCTACACATCCCTTTGTCAAAGGGGTCCCGGCCTCCCCACAGCAGGCTCCAGCCTACGGGCTGGGGGAGCCAGGAGCCTTGGGGGGTGCATTCTATGGGGGGAACCCCTCAGGGATAACCCCTGAATGGGGGCAGCCGTGTCCTTTAACCCAGGCCTCTTCGCTGCAGCAGGACAAAGGATGTGGGACCCCGACCCCTTGGGGCCCCGTTGCTAGGATACGGCAGTCGCCACGGTGCACGTTGCCGGGGCAGCCCATCAGAAATCCCGTTTCCGCTCCCAGCCAAATCTGGAAGGGGGGGgccccccacaatgcacctgggtGGATAAAATCCCACAGCGaggaatcctcccccccccccccagccagccccgactCCTGACCTGCAGCTGGCAGAGAAGTTGCTGGACCCACTCCTAGGTACAgggatctcgggggggggggggggggggagtctgggtCTGATTCTGCACCACTCCCCCCCCATGGGATtgcagaggcagggcagcaggccccgagcccagccccccacatcccctccaagGCCGAGCAccgtcctccccctcccgctgcacgCAGCAAAACATTTCACTTGGGCCCCCAGGCTGGGAAAACGCAGCGAGTTGTGTGCCCCCCAGatctccactgccccccccagcccgcccagCCAGGCCAAGGGGAAGCAGAAAGGAGACAGCTCCGTCAACatctccccccacttcctcccacaTCTGGGTCCCAGGGGCCCCTCGGCGTGACCCTGACAAGGAATCTCCCCATAGCGCCAGTGGGCGagtgggagccggggggggcagttctgcaggAAGGGGCCACTTGGGACACAGGGGGGGAACGCGGAGTGCAAATGGATGTGAATCCGtcagtcctgactcctgccccacctccacaTGTACCACGACCCACAtcaccccccgcctgccccagcactcccccctccccccacatccatccctgccccctgcttctcccccacatgcacccctgctgctgccaccccccacATCACCCCACCTGTTCCCCACAGCAACCCtgccccctgcttctcccccacatgcacccctgctgctgccaccccccacATCACCCCACCTGTTCCCCACAGCAACCCTGCCCCCTGCTTCACCCCTACATCCGCCTCGACCCACAtcacccccccgcctgccccagcactcccccctccccccacatccaccctgccccctgcttctCCCCGACATGCACCCGCTGCCGCCACCCCCCACATCACCCCACCTGTTCCCCACAGCAACCCTGCCCCCTGCTTCACCCCTACATCCGCCTCGACCCACAtcaccccccgcctgccccagcactcccccctacccccacatccgtccctgcccctgcttctcccccacatcacccccgcctgccccagcactcccccctacccccacatccgtccctgccccctgcttcaCCCCTACATCCGCCTCGACCCACAtcaccccccgcctgccccagcactcccccCTACCCTCACATCCgtccctgcccctgcttctcccccacatcacccccgcctgccccagcactcccccctacccccacatccgtccctgccccctgcttcaG includes these proteins:
- the LOC142818994 gene encoding uncharacterized protein LOC142818994 encodes the protein MTAPKVPASCHQLREFDSVRDSLADLLSQLQDIDPSRLSFSPFLDLDTQISLAPVSDSPESSVEELRSSSEASLGLATGGSPWPEAELAQGLQSQGAGPLLADAPQPPTEQGDLGRPVDPTDPARPCKGCAPREAGDSTAGVVPTETCFLDRAGATTPVEHLPTSREPRGSQPRSDVPAGATAGRPLPREEQPSLDSGADSVSCGPEEPAAHLPPPGTCCGCCTSAHLKAVSSVFVSLLLAPWILYGLYHFLPFEPPLCPDLASRVAFALRCLLIAVVPIALGVVFGALATLCSVAIGPLDPQPPSSLLHRLHVTGSVEQLVIFCLNAVVLATFLAQEHLRLIPTLAGLFSFGRCCYWISLHVGGAYRGFGFGLSFFPVLAMTIYNLFCLYDLGFAFLVTPPPAGGNSSWSTPAPTLVLASHGR